AatgtcttttataattttatttattttatcatccaATTATTTGTAcacttgaaatatttaattatttaatttatttatcgcaGACAAACtgagaaaagaaataaacaaagtaGTAAACCAGTACATAGATCAAGGAATCGCTGAATTAGTACCTGGAGTTTTATTTGTCGACGAAGTTCACATGTTGGACATTGAAACCTTCACTTACCTCCACCGTTCACTCGAGAGTGCGATTGCACCCATCGTAATATTTGCCACGAATCGCGGCCACTGCGTCATTAGAGGTACCGAGGACATTGTCGCACCACATGGAATTCCACTGGATTTGCTGGATCGTCTTCTTATCATAAAAACTCTTCCTTACTCCAACGCTGAAATAGAacagattattaaattacgaGCGATGACAGAGGGGCTTCAGGTTGACGACGAAGCTTTTGCGGCTCTTGGAGAACTAGGAACGAAAACAACTCTCAGATACGTCGTTCAATTACTCACTCCGGCTTCACTGACCGCTAAAATAAACGGAAGGTCGACGATTAAAAAAGAAGATATTCAAGAAGTCGGTTCTCTTTTCCTAGATGCTAAATCTTCTGCTAAAATTCTTACTGAAaacaaagataaatatatgatgtAGTTTTATTTCCTTATAagtatctttattattattttctgtcagtgaataattaattatattttgataagATTGAtagaattatttgtttatatgcTTTCTAACAATtgatatgttaaaataattttaagattaataaaatatttttgaattttctcaggtaactatttaatttctttatattgtttattaaagaATATGTCAGGGTCAAAAAAGTTCATGTGTAATCAGACAATTGTGATATTTTCTCGTGATGTCACAGCAAACGTCAATATAAAATGTCTTAGCCCATTGACGTTTTTCAGTTTGCTTTTCTTCGTTGAATTTGAActatcgtttatttttattcgtaaattattattttatttgaataaaagagATGCAATGTACATGGAGATTTTCCCGTTGTACCAAATTCCTGGTGCAGGATAATTTTAAACGCGTTCGCGGATTAGCTGTGAGTACCCGagcttttaaatttgatgaattATTTCGTGAACGTGAATTCCAGTCACGACATATCGGCCCGCGAGATCATGAACAGTTGGAGATGCTCAAAACTATTGGATTTAAAGTAAGATTTGGTTgggtaattatataaaaagagGGTaactgatatatatttttactgtcgataaaaatcattatttagtaaattaaaatgaaaaaaatcaagattcatgagaaatttttattttttgtcctAAATGTCAGTACCTTTAGtctaattattgattaattaattcatttaatataaatttatttatttttttcgtcattCTTCATCATGCGCGTCAGTCTCTTCAAgtctgataataaaaaaatttaaattcctcataaaatatttactatttattttaagtgaaataaataactgaCTTATTGCCcgtaaaaattatcatgaaaataaaaattatatgatttaaattttatttaaaagttacccaattttaaaaaactattcatTTGTTCGATATTAATTttgcaattaatatttaaaaaattttagtcatTAGAAGAATTAACAAACGCTGCGGTACCCAGTAATATTAGAAGAAATAAGGATTTGGAACTGGATCACCCGATCAGTGAgtatggaaaatttaaatatttactaatacTGATGAAGAAATAACTTGAACATTTTattctgcaataaattttatttgtttatcgatatttttcaacaataagTTGTGAAAGgggcttaattttttaaaattcgatgaCTCGTGgctctaataataattaaacattgataatttttaatctgcAAATTGATACGCTGATATCTTGGGTCATAAAGTTCATGCTCGTGTTGCTGCATTCAAATTCACGTGATCTTTCAATTTCGAATTATCTCACACGTGTTTTTACTCATTGATAGTAacatatttcattattattatttatttatttatgttattactTTCCAGCTGAATATGAGTTGATTAAAAGAATAACCGAGATGtcgcaaaaaaataaagtatggAGAACTTACATTGGTATGGGATATTACAATTGCTGTGTTCCGCTAACgattatgagaaatatatttgaaaatcctggatggtaattttttaatattgcatTCATTTATTAAGGCAATGTACCCAATATATATACCCccgtaaaaatatatatacacccttgtaaaaaaaatctgaagctCAGAGAGTTCGAAACTGGTAAACTTTTGAGCTCCTTGaagtaaatgattaaaatttttaataggaCCACGCAGTATACGCCGTATCAACCGGAAATAGCACAAGGAAGATTAGAAAGTCTTTTAAACTACCAGACGATGATTTGCGATATGACTGGGATGGAAGTAGCAAATGCATCACTTCTTGACGAAGGAACGGCAGCAGCCGAAGCTCTGGGTCTTGCATACCGTCATAACAaacgtaaaatattattcgttTCTGATAAAGTCCATCCCCAGACTATCAGTGTCATTGCAACCCGGGCGAACTCTCTGGGATTAACTCTGCAAGTTGGAGATGTTTTTAACGTCGACACATCTTCGAAACAAGTTGCAGGTATTCTTCTTCAGTATCCAGACACCACTGGAGCTATTTATGATTATCAGAAAGTAGTTGATAAAGCTCATGCTGACGGAgtaagtaataaaaactcaaaatttatttaaatattaatatttgtatattaaaaatttttttaaaattagactTTAGTGTGCGCAGCAACTGATCTTCTGTCTCTAGCAATTCTCCGTCCTCCCGGTGAGTTTGGCGTCGACATTTGTGTAGGAACCAGCCAACGTTTCGGAGTTCCTCTGGGCTATGGAGGACCACATGCTGGATTTTTTGCATGTCACAACAAACTGGTGAGACTGATGCCCGGAAGGGTAGTTGGTGTGACTAGAGATAGTGATGGCAAAGATGCGTATCGTCTGACTCTCCAAACACGTGAGCAGCATATAAGAAGAGATAAAGCTACGAGCAATATTTGCACCGCTCAAGCACTTCTTGCTAATATGTCAGCAATGTACGCTGTTTATCACGGCCCCGAGGGCATACGTGATATTTCTAGAAAAGTACATCACTTGACTCTTGTCCTTGCGCGTGGTCTTCAAGCTGCCGGTAATCGTATGCATAATGATTTCTTCTTTGATACGATTACCGTTACACCCAAGCAATCatctaaaattattcaagacAATGCGCAACGTCTGGAAATTAATCTCAGGTAGTTTTTTATGTGATTATAATTATCTGAGTATCAGTATAGCATCAgtataaacattaataaataaaaatttttaaaggtaCAATGATGATGGGTCTATTGGAATATCTCTTGATGAAACGACGACACCGAATGAcgttaatgatttatttaaaatatttaacgttAATCAAACTGTCCAagatattgtaaataatgagTCACTTAATCAAAATCATTTAGAAAATTCTTCGTTCAAACGTACGTCAACCTATTTGCAACATCCGGtatttaatattcatcatTCAGAAACACGAATCGTCAGATACATGAAGGCTCTAGAAAACAAAGATGTTTCTCTTGTACACAGCATGATTCCACTGGTAAttaaactcttattttatttactgtactataaaatttataaatattaaaatcgataaataataaatatagggTTCATGTACAATGAAACTGAACTCCACGACCGAGATGATGCCAGCCAGTCTACCGGGTTTCATCAACATGCATCCTTTCGCTCCAGTAAATCAAGCCGAAGGTTACCGAGAACTGTTTGCGCAATTGGAAAAAGATCTTTGCGCGATAACTGGTTACGATGGAATAAGTTTCCAGCCAAATAGCGGAGCTCAAGGAGAGTACGCGGGTCTCCGAGCTATTCAATGCTACCACGAATCCCAGGGTGACATTGACAGAAAGGTTTGTTTGATACCGATTTCTGCTCACGGGACAAACCCAGCGTCTGCTCAGATGGCCGGT
Above is a window of Microplitis demolitor isolate Queensland-Clemson2020A chromosome 1, iyMicDemo2.1a, whole genome shotgun sequence DNA encoding:
- the LOC103571308 gene encoding glycine dehydrogenase (decarboxylating), mitochondrial; translation: MQCTWRFSRCTKFLVQDNFKRVRGLAVSTRAFKFDELFREREFQSRHIGPRDHEQLEMLKTIGFKSLEELTNAAVPSNIRRNKDLELDHPITEYELIKRITEMSQKNKVWRTYIGMGYYNCCVPLTIMRNIFENPGWTTQYTPYQPEIAQGRLESLLNYQTMICDMTGMEVANASLLDEGTAAAEALGLAYRHNKRKILFVSDKVHPQTISVIATRANSLGLTLQVGDVFNVDTSSKQVAGILLQYPDTTGAIYDYQKVVDKAHADGTLVCAATDLLSLAILRPPGEFGVDICVGTSQRFGVPLGYGGPHAGFFACHNKLVRLMPGRVVGVTRDSDGKDAYRLTLQTREQHIRRDKATSNICTAQALLANMSAMYAVYHGPEGIRDISRKVHHLTLVLARGLQAAGNRMHNDFFFDTITVTPKQSSKIIQDNAQRLEINLRYNDDGSIGISLDETTTPNDVNDLFKIFNVNQTVQDIVNNESLNQNHLENSSFKRTSTYLQHPVFNIHHSETRIVRYMKALENKDVSLVHSMIPLGSCTMKLNSTTEMMPASLPGFINMHPFAPVNQAEGYRELFAQLEKDLCAITGYDGISFQPNSGAQGEYAGLRAIQCYHESQGDIDRKVCLIPISAHGTNPASAQMAGMQVEPIFVRKDGSVDLEHLKEMIQKFRQTLSCLMITYPSTNGVFEETIGDVCDLVHESGGQVYLDGANMNAQVGLCRPGDYGSDVSHLNLHKTFCIPHGGGGPGMGPIGVKRHLMPFLPGHPVIDSATGKSNDTIGLGTVSAAPYGSSAILPISWAYIKLMGPKGLRKATQVAILNANYMSKRLEKYYNTLYKGGTGLVAHEFILDVREFKKTANIEVVDIAKRLMDYGFHSPTMSWPVPGTLMPEPTESEDKIELDRFCDAMISIRKEIKDIEDGKMDINVNPLKMAPHTQEQVISSKWDRPYSRELAAFPAPFSSVPKIWPRVGRTDDIYGDKNLFCTCPPILPPQQ